A region of Oxyura jamaicensis isolate SHBP4307 breed ruddy duck chromosome 5, BPBGC_Ojam_1.0, whole genome shotgun sequence DNA encodes the following proteins:
- the ZBTB1 gene encoding zinc finger and BTB domain-containing protein 1 isoform X5 encodes MARTSHSNYVLQQLNNQREWGFLCDCCIAIDDIYFQAHKAVLAACSSYFRMFFMNHQHTTAQLNLSNMKISAECFDLILQFMYLGKIMTAPANFEQFKVAMNYLQLYNVPECLEDIQDTDSSSLKCSSSASSTQNSKMIFGVRMYEDTLIRNGSEANRWGMEPPSSTVNTSHNKEPDEEALQLGSFPEQLFDVCKKSTTSKFSHTKERVSHSRRFGRSFTCDSCGFSFSCEKLLDEHVLTCTNRHSYQSARYYGAEKLDFNEKDSTSKISTQTEKYKGDSSQAADDSSSPVSNVTSRKSSTVASETSGEEGSRASERKRIIIKMEPEDSPADELKDFNIIKVTDKDCNESSDNDDLDDEQEEPLYRYYVEEEIREKRNARKTLKPRLSMDDDERKCLQSPRHLNRKAPSVQEDVENAPCELCGLTITEEDLSSHYLSKHIENICACGKCGQILVKGKQLQDHAQTCGEPQDLTMNGIRNSEEKMDLEENPEEQSEIRDMMFAEMLEDFRDSHFQMNSLQKKQLYKHSACPFRCPNCGQRFETENLVVEHMSNCLEQDLFKNSMMEENERDHRPCHASSREPRISEVSNSFDFLVSQRDTSFGQYGLVPHINNCFLKYACVS; translated from the exons ATGGCAAGAACCAGCCACAGCAACTATGTTCTTCAGCAGCTAAACAACCAAAGAGAATGGGGGTTTCTGTGTGACTGCTGTATTGCTATCgatgatatttattttcaagcacaTAAGGCAGTCCTTGCTGCATGCAGCTCCTATTTTAGGATGTTTTTTATGAACCATCAACACACTACAGCCCAGCTGAATCTGAGCAACATGAAGATTAGTGCTGAATGCTTTGATCTTATTTTACAGTTCATGTATTTAGGAAAAATTATGACAGCCCCTGCCAATTTTGAGCAATTTAAAGTGGCCATGAACTATTTACAGCTATATAACGTACCTGAGTGTCTAGAAGATATACAGGATACAGACTCATCTAGTTTAAAGTGCTCATCTTCTGCTTCTAGCACCCAGAATAGTAAAATGATATTTGGCGTGAGAATGTATGAAGACACGCTCATTAGAAATGGCAGCGAAGCAAACAGGTGGGGCATGGAGCCGCCAAGTTCAACAGTTAATACATCCCATAACAAAGAGCCCGACGAAGAAGCTTTGCAGCTAGGCAGTTTCCCCGAGCAACTGTTTGATGTCTGCAAGAAAAGCACCACCTCCAAATTCTCTCACACAAAAGAGCGTGTGTCCCACTCACGCCGTTTTGGAAGAAGCTTCACCTGTGACAGCTGTGGGTTTAGCTTTAGCTGTGAAAAGTTACTGGATGAGCACGTGTTGACGTGCACTAACAGGCATTCGTACCAAAGTGCCAGGTACTACGGTGCTGAAAAACTAGACTTTAATGAAAAGGACTCTACTTCTAAAATCtctacacaaacagaaaaatacaaagggGACTCGAGCCAGGCTGCTGATGATTCTTCGTCTCCTGTGTCCAACGTTacaagcaggaaaagcagcacagtTGCATCAGAGACATCAGGTGAAGAAGGAAGTAGAGCCTCTGAGAGGAAGAGGATTATTATCAAGATGGAACCAGAGGACAGCCCTGCAGACGAGCTGaaagattttaatattattaaagtGACAGATAAAGACTGCAATGAGTCGTCTGACAATGATGACCTAGATGATGAGCAGGAAGAGCCGCTTTACAGGTACTATGTTGAGGAAGAgatcagagagaaaagaaatgctcGGAAGACTTTAAAACCCCGTTTATCCATGGATGACGATGAAAGAAAGTGTTTACAGAGTCCACGGCACCTTAACAGGAAAGCTCCTTCAGTACAGGAAGATGTGGAGAACGCTCCCTGTGAACTTTGTGGGCTAACAATCACCGAGGAAGATTTGTCCTCTCATTATTTATCCAAACACATAGAAAATATATGTGCCTGTGGCAAGTGTGGTCAAATACTGGTCAAAGGCAAACAGTTACAAGATCATGCACAGACCTGTGGAGAACCCCAGGACCTGACCATGAATGGTATCAGaaattctgaggaaaaaatggacTTGGAAGAAAACCCTGAGGAGCAGTCAGAAATAAGGGACATGATGTTTGCCGAGATGCTAGAGGACTTCAGGGACAGTCATTTCCAAATGAACAGCCTTCAAAAAAAGCAGTTATATAAGCATTCTGCATGTCCTTTCCGATGTCCTAATTGTGGTCAACGTTTTGAAACTGAAAACCTAGTGGTTGAACATATGTCAAACTGCCTAGAGCAAGATCTGTTCAAGAATTCCATGATggaagagaatgaaagagaTCACAGAC CGTGCCACGCCTCATCCCGAGAACCTAGAATTTCAGAAGTGTCCAATTCCTTTGATTTTCTTGTAAGTCAGAGGGATACCTCTTTTGGGCAGTATGGTCTTGTGCCCCATATTAATAATTGTTTTCTAAAGTACGCATGTGTCTCATGA
- the ZBTB1 gene encoding zinc finger and BTB domain-containing protein 1 isoform X4: MARTSHSNYVLQQLNNQREWGFLCDCCIAIDDIYFQAHKAVLAACSSYFRMFFMNHQHTTAQLNLSNMKISAECFDLILQFMYLGKIMTAPANFEQFKVAMNYLQLYNVPECLEDIQDTDSSSLKCSSSASSTQNSKMIFGVRMYEDTLIRNGSEANRWGMEPPSSTVNTSHNKEPDEEALQLGSFPEQLFDVCKKSTTSKFSHTKERVSHSRRFGRSFTCDSCGFSFSCEKLLDEHVLTCTNRHSYQSARYYGAEKLDFNEKDSTSKISTQTEKYKGDSSQAADDSSSPVSNVTSRKSSTVASETSGEEGSRASERKRIIIKMEPEDSPADELKDFNIIKVTDKDCNESSDNDDLDDEQEEPLYRYYVEEEIREKRNARKTLKPRLSMDDDERKCLQSPRHLNRKAPSVQEDVENAPCELCGLTITEEDLSSHYLSKHIENICACGKCGQILVKGKQLQDHAQTCGEPQDLTMNGIRNSEEKMDLEENPEEQSEIRDMMFAEMLEDFRDSHFQMNSLQKKQLYKHSACPFRCPNCGQRFETENLVVEHMSNCLEQDLFKNSMMEENERDHRRKHFCNLCGKGFYQRCHLREHYTVHTKEKQFVCQTCGKQFLRERQLRLHNDMHKGMASVPRLIPRT, encoded by the exons ATGGCAAGAACCAGCCACAGCAACTATGTTCTTCAGCAGCTAAACAACCAAAGAGAATGGGGGTTTCTGTGTGACTGCTGTATTGCTATCgatgatatttattttcaagcacaTAAGGCAGTCCTTGCTGCATGCAGCTCCTATTTTAGGATGTTTTTTATGAACCATCAACACACTACAGCCCAGCTGAATCTGAGCAACATGAAGATTAGTGCTGAATGCTTTGATCTTATTTTACAGTTCATGTATTTAGGAAAAATTATGACAGCCCCTGCCAATTTTGAGCAATTTAAAGTGGCCATGAACTATTTACAGCTATATAACGTACCTGAGTGTCTAGAAGATATACAGGATACAGACTCATCTAGTTTAAAGTGCTCATCTTCTGCTTCTAGCACCCAGAATAGTAAAATGATATTTGGCGTGAGAATGTATGAAGACACGCTCATTAGAAATGGCAGCGAAGCAAACAGGTGGGGCATGGAGCCGCCAAGTTCAACAGTTAATACATCCCATAACAAAGAGCCCGACGAAGAAGCTTTGCAGCTAGGCAGTTTCCCCGAGCAACTGTTTGATGTCTGCAAGAAAAGCACCACCTCCAAATTCTCTCACACAAAAGAGCGTGTGTCCCACTCACGCCGTTTTGGAAGAAGCTTCACCTGTGACAGCTGTGGGTTTAGCTTTAGCTGTGAAAAGTTACTGGATGAGCACGTGTTGACGTGCACTAACAGGCATTCGTACCAAAGTGCCAGGTACTACGGTGCTGAAAAACTAGACTTTAATGAAAAGGACTCTACTTCTAAAATCtctacacaaacagaaaaatacaaagggGACTCGAGCCAGGCTGCTGATGATTCTTCGTCTCCTGTGTCCAACGTTacaagcaggaaaagcagcacagtTGCATCAGAGACATCAGGTGAAGAAGGAAGTAGAGCCTCTGAGAGGAAGAGGATTATTATCAAGATGGAACCAGAGGACAGCCCTGCAGACGAGCTGaaagattttaatattattaaagtGACAGATAAAGACTGCAATGAGTCGTCTGACAATGATGACCTAGATGATGAGCAGGAAGAGCCGCTTTACAGGTACTATGTTGAGGAAGAgatcagagagaaaagaaatgctcGGAAGACTTTAAAACCCCGTTTATCCATGGATGACGATGAAAGAAAGTGTTTACAGAGTCCACGGCACCTTAACAGGAAAGCTCCTTCAGTACAGGAAGATGTGGAGAACGCTCCCTGTGAACTTTGTGGGCTAACAATCACCGAGGAAGATTTGTCCTCTCATTATTTATCCAAACACATAGAAAATATATGTGCCTGTGGCAAGTGTGGTCAAATACTGGTCAAAGGCAAACAGTTACAAGATCATGCACAGACCTGTGGAGAACCCCAGGACCTGACCATGAATGGTATCAGaaattctgaggaaaaaatggacTTGGAAGAAAACCCTGAGGAGCAGTCAGAAATAAGGGACATGATGTTTGCCGAGATGCTAGAGGACTTCAGGGACAGTCATTTCCAAATGAACAGCCTTCAAAAAAAGCAGTTATATAAGCATTCTGCATGTCCTTTCCGATGTCCTAATTGTGGTCAACGTTTTGAAACTGAAAACCTAGTGGTTGAACATATGTCAAACTGCCTAGAGCAAGATCTGTTCAAGAATTCCATGATggaagagaatgaaagagaTCACAGACGTAAGCATTTCTGCAATCTTTGTGGGAAAGGATTTTATCAGCGTTGTCACTTGAGGGAACACTATACTGTTCATaccaaggaaaaacagtttgtttGTCAGACATGTGGGAAGCAGTTCTTAAGAGAGCGCCAGTTGCGGCTCCACAATGATATGCACAAAGGAATGGCCAG CGTGCCACGCCTCATCCCGAGAACCTAG
- the ZBTB1 gene encoding zinc finger and BTB domain-containing protein 1 isoform X2 — translation MARTSHSNYVLQQLNNQREWGFLCDCCIAIDDIYFQAHKAVLAACSSYFRMFFMNHQHTTAQLNLSNMKISAECFDLILQFMYLGKIMTAPANFEQFKVAMNYLQLYNVPECLEDIQDTDSSSLKCSSSASSTQNSKMIFGVRMYEDTLIRNGSEANRWGMEPPSSTVNTSHNKEPDEEALQLGSFPEQLFDVCKKSTTSKFSHTKERVSHSRRFGRSFTCDSCGFSFSCEKLLDEHVLTCTNRHSYQSARYYGAEKLDFNEKDSTSKISTQTEKYKGDSSQAADDSSSPVSNVTSRKSSTVASETSGEEGSRASERKRIIIKMEPEDSPADELKDFNIIKVTDKDCNESSDNDDLDDEQEEPLYRYYVEEEIREKRNARKTLKPRLSMDDDERKCLQSPRHLNRKAPSVQEDVENAPCELCGLTITEEDLSSHYLSKHIENICACGKCGQILVKGKQLQDHAQTCGEPQDLTMNGIRNSEEKMDLEENPEEQSEIRDMMFAEMLEDFRDSHFQMNSLQKKQLYKHSACPFRCPNCGQRFETENLVVEHMSNCLEQDLFKNSMMEENERDHRRKHFCNLCGKGFYQRCHLREHYTVHTKEKQFVCQTCGKQFLRERQLRLHNDMHKGMASIFVEAALLIHLLFPDKEKRQPSLLHADETHLCYLPSL, via the exons ATGGCAAGAACCAGCCACAGCAACTATGTTCTTCAGCAGCTAAACAACCAAAGAGAATGGGGGTTTCTGTGTGACTGCTGTATTGCTATCgatgatatttattttcaagcacaTAAGGCAGTCCTTGCTGCATGCAGCTCCTATTTTAGGATGTTTTTTATGAACCATCAACACACTACAGCCCAGCTGAATCTGAGCAACATGAAGATTAGTGCTGAATGCTTTGATCTTATTTTACAGTTCATGTATTTAGGAAAAATTATGACAGCCCCTGCCAATTTTGAGCAATTTAAAGTGGCCATGAACTATTTACAGCTATATAACGTACCTGAGTGTCTAGAAGATATACAGGATACAGACTCATCTAGTTTAAAGTGCTCATCTTCTGCTTCTAGCACCCAGAATAGTAAAATGATATTTGGCGTGAGAATGTATGAAGACACGCTCATTAGAAATGGCAGCGAAGCAAACAGGTGGGGCATGGAGCCGCCAAGTTCAACAGTTAATACATCCCATAACAAAGAGCCCGACGAAGAAGCTTTGCAGCTAGGCAGTTTCCCCGAGCAACTGTTTGATGTCTGCAAGAAAAGCACCACCTCCAAATTCTCTCACACAAAAGAGCGTGTGTCCCACTCACGCCGTTTTGGAAGAAGCTTCACCTGTGACAGCTGTGGGTTTAGCTTTAGCTGTGAAAAGTTACTGGATGAGCACGTGTTGACGTGCACTAACAGGCATTCGTACCAAAGTGCCAGGTACTACGGTGCTGAAAAACTAGACTTTAATGAAAAGGACTCTACTTCTAAAATCtctacacaaacagaaaaatacaaagggGACTCGAGCCAGGCTGCTGATGATTCTTCGTCTCCTGTGTCCAACGTTacaagcaggaaaagcagcacagtTGCATCAGAGACATCAGGTGAAGAAGGAAGTAGAGCCTCTGAGAGGAAGAGGATTATTATCAAGATGGAACCAGAGGACAGCCCTGCAGACGAGCTGaaagattttaatattattaaagtGACAGATAAAGACTGCAATGAGTCGTCTGACAATGATGACCTAGATGATGAGCAGGAAGAGCCGCTTTACAGGTACTATGTTGAGGAAGAgatcagagagaaaagaaatgctcGGAAGACTTTAAAACCCCGTTTATCCATGGATGACGATGAAAGAAAGTGTTTACAGAGTCCACGGCACCTTAACAGGAAAGCTCCTTCAGTACAGGAAGATGTGGAGAACGCTCCCTGTGAACTTTGTGGGCTAACAATCACCGAGGAAGATTTGTCCTCTCATTATTTATCCAAACACATAGAAAATATATGTGCCTGTGGCAAGTGTGGTCAAATACTGGTCAAAGGCAAACAGTTACAAGATCATGCACAGACCTGTGGAGAACCCCAGGACCTGACCATGAATGGTATCAGaaattctgaggaaaaaatggacTTGGAAGAAAACCCTGAGGAGCAGTCAGAAATAAGGGACATGATGTTTGCCGAGATGCTAGAGGACTTCAGGGACAGTCATTTCCAAATGAACAGCCTTCAAAAAAAGCAGTTATATAAGCATTCTGCATGTCCTTTCCGATGTCCTAATTGTGGTCAACGTTTTGAAACTGAAAACCTAGTGGTTGAACATATGTCAAACTGCCTAGAGCAAGATCTGTTCAAGAATTCCATGATggaagagaatgaaagagaTCACAGACGTAAGCATTTCTGCAATCTTTGTGGGAAAGGATTTTATCAGCGTTGTCACTTGAGGGAACACTATACTGTTCATaccaaggaaaaacagtttgtttGTCAGACATGTGGGAAGCAGTTCTTAAGAGAGCGCCAGTTGCGGCTCCACAATGATATGCACAAAGGAATGGCCAG CATCTTTGTGGAAGCTGCACTCTTAATTCATCTCCTATTTCCTGATAAGGAAAAAAGGCAGCCCAGCCTCTTGCATGCAGATGAGACACATCTATGCTATCTGCCCTCTTTATGA
- the ZBTB1 gene encoding zinc finger and BTB domain-containing protein 1 isoform X1, which translates to MARTSHSNYVLQQLNNQREWGFLCDCCIAIDDIYFQAHKAVLAACSSYFRMFFMNHQHTTAQLNLSNMKISAECFDLILQFMYLGKIMTAPANFEQFKVAMNYLQLYNVPECLEDIQDTDSSSLKCSSSASSTQNSKMIFGVRMYEDTLIRNGSEANRWGMEPPSSTVNTSHNKEPDEEALQLGSFPEQLFDVCKKSTTSKFSHTKERVSHSRRFGRSFTCDSCGFSFSCEKLLDEHVLTCTNRHSYQSARYYGAEKLDFNEKDSTSKISTQTEKYKGDSSQAADDSSSPVSNVTSRKSSTVASETSGEEGSRASERKRIIIKMEPEDSPADELKDFNIIKVTDKDCNESSDNDDLDDEQEEPLYRYYVEEEIREKRNARKTLKPRLSMDDDERKCLQSPRHLNRKAPSVQEDVENAPCELCGLTITEEDLSSHYLSKHIENICACGKCGQILVKGKQLQDHAQTCGEPQDLTMNGIRNSEEKMDLEENPEEQSEIRDMMFAEMLEDFRDSHFQMNSLQKKQLYKHSACPFRCPNCGQRFETENLVVEHMSNCLEQDLFKNSMMEENERDHRRKHFCNLCGKGFYQRCHLREHYTVHTKEKQFVCQTCGKQFLRERQLRLHNDMHKGMARYVCSICDQGNFRKHDHVRHMISHLSAGETICQVCFQIFPSNEQLEQHMDVHLYTCGVCGAKFNLRKDMRSHYNAKHLKRT; encoded by the coding sequence ATGGCAAGAACCAGCCACAGCAACTATGTTCTTCAGCAGCTAAACAACCAAAGAGAATGGGGGTTTCTGTGTGACTGCTGTATTGCTATCgatgatatttattttcaagcacaTAAGGCAGTCCTTGCTGCATGCAGCTCCTATTTTAGGATGTTTTTTATGAACCATCAACACACTACAGCCCAGCTGAATCTGAGCAACATGAAGATTAGTGCTGAATGCTTTGATCTTATTTTACAGTTCATGTATTTAGGAAAAATTATGACAGCCCCTGCCAATTTTGAGCAATTTAAAGTGGCCATGAACTATTTACAGCTATATAACGTACCTGAGTGTCTAGAAGATATACAGGATACAGACTCATCTAGTTTAAAGTGCTCATCTTCTGCTTCTAGCACCCAGAATAGTAAAATGATATTTGGCGTGAGAATGTATGAAGACACGCTCATTAGAAATGGCAGCGAAGCAAACAGGTGGGGCATGGAGCCGCCAAGTTCAACAGTTAATACATCCCATAACAAAGAGCCCGACGAAGAAGCTTTGCAGCTAGGCAGTTTCCCCGAGCAACTGTTTGATGTCTGCAAGAAAAGCACCACCTCCAAATTCTCTCACACAAAAGAGCGTGTGTCCCACTCACGCCGTTTTGGAAGAAGCTTCACCTGTGACAGCTGTGGGTTTAGCTTTAGCTGTGAAAAGTTACTGGATGAGCACGTGTTGACGTGCACTAACAGGCATTCGTACCAAAGTGCCAGGTACTACGGTGCTGAAAAACTAGACTTTAATGAAAAGGACTCTACTTCTAAAATCtctacacaaacagaaaaatacaaagggGACTCGAGCCAGGCTGCTGATGATTCTTCGTCTCCTGTGTCCAACGTTacaagcaggaaaagcagcacagtTGCATCAGAGACATCAGGTGAAGAAGGAAGTAGAGCCTCTGAGAGGAAGAGGATTATTATCAAGATGGAACCAGAGGACAGCCCTGCAGACGAGCTGaaagattttaatattattaaagtGACAGATAAAGACTGCAATGAGTCGTCTGACAATGATGACCTAGATGATGAGCAGGAAGAGCCGCTTTACAGGTACTATGTTGAGGAAGAgatcagagagaaaagaaatgctcGGAAGACTTTAAAACCCCGTTTATCCATGGATGACGATGAAAGAAAGTGTTTACAGAGTCCACGGCACCTTAACAGGAAAGCTCCTTCAGTACAGGAAGATGTGGAGAACGCTCCCTGTGAACTTTGTGGGCTAACAATCACCGAGGAAGATTTGTCCTCTCATTATTTATCCAAACACATAGAAAATATATGTGCCTGTGGCAAGTGTGGTCAAATACTGGTCAAAGGCAAACAGTTACAAGATCATGCACAGACCTGTGGAGAACCCCAGGACCTGACCATGAATGGTATCAGaaattctgaggaaaaaatggacTTGGAAGAAAACCCTGAGGAGCAGTCAGAAATAAGGGACATGATGTTTGCCGAGATGCTAGAGGACTTCAGGGACAGTCATTTCCAAATGAACAGCCTTCAAAAAAAGCAGTTATATAAGCATTCTGCATGTCCTTTCCGATGTCCTAATTGTGGTCAACGTTTTGAAACTGAAAACCTAGTGGTTGAACATATGTCAAACTGCCTAGAGCAAGATCTGTTCAAGAATTCCATGATggaagagaatgaaagagaTCACAGACGTAAGCATTTCTGCAATCTTTGTGGGAAAGGATTTTATCAGCGTTGTCACTTGAGGGAACACTATACTGTTCATaccaaggaaaaacagtttgtttGTCAGACATGTGGGAAGCAGTTCTTAAGAGAGCGCCAGTTGCGGCTCCACAATGATATGCACAAAGGAATGGCCAGGTATGTCTGTTCCATTTGTGATCaaggaaacttcagaaaacatgacCATGTACGGCATATGATATCTCACTTATCAGCTGGAGAGACTATATGCCAGGTCTGCTTTCAGATATTCCCGAGTAATGAGCAACTGGAGCAGCACATGGATGTTCATCTGTATACATGTGGAGTATGTGgagcaaaatttaatttgagaAAAGATATGAGATCCCACTATAATGCCAAGCATTTGAAAAGAACATAA
- the ZBTB1 gene encoding zinc finger and BTB domain-containing protein 1 isoform X3: MARTSHSNYVLQQLNNQREWGFLCDCCIAIDDIYFQAHKAVLAACSSYFRMFFMNHQHTTAQLNLSNMKISAECFDLILQFMYLGKIMTAPANFEQFKVAMNYLQLYNVPECLEDIQDTDSSSLKCSSSASSTQNSKMIFGVRMYEDTLIRNGSEANRWGMEPPSSTVNTSHNKEPDEEALQLGSFPEQLFDVCKKSTTSKFSHTKERVSHSRRFGRSFTCDSCGFSFSCEKLLDEHVLTCTNRHSYQSARYYGAEKLDFNEKDSTSKISTQTEKYKGDSSQAADDSSSPVSNVTSRKSSTVASETSGEEGSRASERKRIIIKMEPEDSPADELKDFNIIKVTDKDCNESSDNDDLDDEQEEPLYRYYVEEEIREKRNARKTLKPRLSMDDDERKCLQSPRHLNRKAPSVQEDVENAPCELCGLTITEEDLSSHYLSKHIENICACGKCGQILVKGKQLQDHAQTCGEPQDLTMNGIRNSEEKMDLEENPEEQSEIRDMMFAEMLEDFRDSHFQMNSLQKKQLYKHSACPFRCPNCGQRFETENLVVEHMSNCLEQDLFKNSMMEENERDHRRKHFCNLCGKGFYQRCHLREHYTVHTKEKQFVCQTCGKQFLRERQLRLHNDMHKGMASSEIGTSKLLNN, translated from the coding sequence ATGGCAAGAACCAGCCACAGCAACTATGTTCTTCAGCAGCTAAACAACCAAAGAGAATGGGGGTTTCTGTGTGACTGCTGTATTGCTATCgatgatatttattttcaagcacaTAAGGCAGTCCTTGCTGCATGCAGCTCCTATTTTAGGATGTTTTTTATGAACCATCAACACACTACAGCCCAGCTGAATCTGAGCAACATGAAGATTAGTGCTGAATGCTTTGATCTTATTTTACAGTTCATGTATTTAGGAAAAATTATGACAGCCCCTGCCAATTTTGAGCAATTTAAAGTGGCCATGAACTATTTACAGCTATATAACGTACCTGAGTGTCTAGAAGATATACAGGATACAGACTCATCTAGTTTAAAGTGCTCATCTTCTGCTTCTAGCACCCAGAATAGTAAAATGATATTTGGCGTGAGAATGTATGAAGACACGCTCATTAGAAATGGCAGCGAAGCAAACAGGTGGGGCATGGAGCCGCCAAGTTCAACAGTTAATACATCCCATAACAAAGAGCCCGACGAAGAAGCTTTGCAGCTAGGCAGTTTCCCCGAGCAACTGTTTGATGTCTGCAAGAAAAGCACCACCTCCAAATTCTCTCACACAAAAGAGCGTGTGTCCCACTCACGCCGTTTTGGAAGAAGCTTCACCTGTGACAGCTGTGGGTTTAGCTTTAGCTGTGAAAAGTTACTGGATGAGCACGTGTTGACGTGCACTAACAGGCATTCGTACCAAAGTGCCAGGTACTACGGTGCTGAAAAACTAGACTTTAATGAAAAGGACTCTACTTCTAAAATCtctacacaaacagaaaaatacaaagggGACTCGAGCCAGGCTGCTGATGATTCTTCGTCTCCTGTGTCCAACGTTacaagcaggaaaagcagcacagtTGCATCAGAGACATCAGGTGAAGAAGGAAGTAGAGCCTCTGAGAGGAAGAGGATTATTATCAAGATGGAACCAGAGGACAGCCCTGCAGACGAGCTGaaagattttaatattattaaagtGACAGATAAAGACTGCAATGAGTCGTCTGACAATGATGACCTAGATGATGAGCAGGAAGAGCCGCTTTACAGGTACTATGTTGAGGAAGAgatcagagagaaaagaaatgctcGGAAGACTTTAAAACCCCGTTTATCCATGGATGACGATGAAAGAAAGTGTTTACAGAGTCCACGGCACCTTAACAGGAAAGCTCCTTCAGTACAGGAAGATGTGGAGAACGCTCCCTGTGAACTTTGTGGGCTAACAATCACCGAGGAAGATTTGTCCTCTCATTATTTATCCAAACACATAGAAAATATATGTGCCTGTGGCAAGTGTGGTCAAATACTGGTCAAAGGCAAACAGTTACAAGATCATGCACAGACCTGTGGAGAACCCCAGGACCTGACCATGAATGGTATCAGaaattctgaggaaaaaatggacTTGGAAGAAAACCCTGAGGAGCAGTCAGAAATAAGGGACATGATGTTTGCCGAGATGCTAGAGGACTTCAGGGACAGTCATTTCCAAATGAACAGCCTTCAAAAAAAGCAGTTATATAAGCATTCTGCATGTCCTTTCCGATGTCCTAATTGTGGTCAACGTTTTGAAACTGAAAACCTAGTGGTTGAACATATGTCAAACTGCCTAGAGCAAGATCTGTTCAAGAATTCCATGATggaagagaatgaaagagaTCACAGACGTAAGCATTTCTGCAATCTTTGTGGGAAAGGATTTTATCAGCGTTGTCACTTGAGGGAACACTATACTGTTCATaccaaggaaaaacagtttgtttGTCAGACATGTGGGAAGCAGTTCTTAAGAGAGCGCCAGTTGCGGCTCCACAATGATATGCACAAAGGAATGGCCAG